The genome window GTTGGATGTagttggaattgaaattggaattggtGGAGTTCAGAGTTGGAGTTGTAGTTGGAGTAAAGAGCTGGCAGGTGCGCGTGCCCCGCTTGGTAGCCGGCGCGAATTGTCCATCTcgacagaaaaaaaagctGTTGAAATTTTGTTGGATGTGCAAGGTCGTCcaccaacaaaaaccaaaaaaaaaacgaagaaaacaacaaaaatacttgtgAGACAGACGGACAACGAACAACCTCAGCCGGGGGGCAGCCGACGAAAATGAAGATCAAAATGATCCATTTGTAAATTAGATGTCTGCTTTCTGCTGTGCTTAAGCATAGTTTTGAGATTTATCTATTAGCAGACAGGTATATGGGCTCCATAACTTGATTGGCGACGTTTGCCTGAGCTCATTACTTTCACTTTTATTCTAAGTAGCTTCTTGATGGAATGATCAATCCAGAAGATTTGCATGCACTGcgcaaaaaaatgtattgagTTCTAAAATACTTAGAGAAAAAATTCCATTGTTCAATAAAACTCATTatagttttaattatatttaaatttaaaattttaatttaaatacattttccaaatatttttttatacttcttgtagtttttcaattatttatttcacaccttaataaaacttattatatatttcaattacatttattatacatattcataatacatatattataaattttccaaattttttgtacttgtaGTTTTTCGATTATTTATTTCACAGTTCAATACAACTTTTTATAGTttgtaattacaattaaattttaaatgttaatgtaaagaattattgaaaatatatttgttttaataccTGTaggtatttctatatttattccTAAATGAAACCATGTTTATACCAAAATTTCTTGGCTGctcaacattttaaatgacattgaaatatttatgcagaCATTCCACaactataaaatttgattttcattcatttattgtttttactaattgcaaaattgaaaaaaaaatatattatttgaaatgatatcaataaatttactCGTAAATTATTCTAAATAAGAAATAACGAGCTTTAGCTTGTTCTACAAGCGAATGAAACGAAtgaaaatagttaaataaataatatatgtaaaattccacattttaaaatattgcaaaacatattttttattattggtatattgcatgtgttttgtatattattatttatgtttattatatacaatatttatttgtaaactTATGctcttataaaaaaaaaaataaataaaaacttcagagtttaataaatttttatatttatattaattaataagtcttgtatataataaatatatatgtacaaataatttccaatatttgtatatttatatttattataaagattattaattgttttatttatattgatacTTTTGATgctaattataaaaataaaataaagaaaagctTCAGCttgtaacaaaaataaaataaaatttatatatttgcctAGACATTTTCACAAATGagcttttcattcatttatagTTTTGACTAATTGCAAAATTCCACATTTTAGTAAGCATATTAAGCAAATAATTGCTGTGAATTAAACGCTTAAACTCTGTGTTATTGTGTTAGAGTATTTCAAGAATTTTCAAATGCACAGCTTTTgttctaattaaaatgtttgtgttaatgacatttaaaatttgacaAGGAACATCTTGTTTGATGGTgctaatattatatattggcAATAAGGAAATAGTTAGATATGTAGATATCTTAATACAAAACACTTTTAAGTTGCGGAATGTCGTCGATGACATTCTAATTTATGTTGACGAAATGTGCCACTTAAGCTCATCAAATGAAATGATGATTTTTGTAGGCTACGTGATGTTttcaatgtttattaaattagatCAATacttgcaattaatttgtattgtcTTTATGATTTATGTAGACAAAATATGTAAGGAAATGCGTTTGATTAATCATCTTGTATGGGCAGCGATGGCCTTTTGAAATATGATCTATTTAGAGGCAACGATGCCTCCACTCTTAAATGAAGCTTgattatatcaatatttacTCTTAAATAATGCCTACCtctcatattcatatttggcTAATATAAACACTAACCTGCATATGCATGcatgatttaattttatagccatttgctttttgttcgaaatatgcatacacacatacacatacacacttaaGTTTAGTGCTATTTAGTACAACGCGTCGACGGCGTTCGCTTTGGTCTTCTGCGCCGGATtagatgatgatgttgatgttgcttgATGGCAGCGACTGCGTTGCCGACTGCGAAGCAAACGCTGCGTTGGCGACAGCGTCTAAGCTAAGCGGTATAAAAGGCTTTGGCACGCAAAGTGAAGCACACATTGAGAATTAGAGACAACACAAGCAACATGTTCAAGCTGGTAAGTGGAGCGACGCTTAACGAATGGAAACACAACAGAGGATAAtaactcatcatcatcatcattatcatcattttGAAAACAGTCCGTTTGCCTTATTGCCGCCCTGGCCATCTCCGCCGTCTATGCTGACCACATTAACAAGGATGCCCAAATTGTGAGGGAGACCAACGATGCTGCCGATGCCGAAGGCAACTATGCTTATGCTTTCGAAACATCGAATGGCATTGCCGCACAGGAGGCTGGAAATGGTGCCGGAGTCTCTGGATCTGTTAGCTACGTTTCGGAGGATGGAACTCCAATCAGCTGGACCTACACCGCTGATGAAAATGGATACCATCCCGTTGGCGATCATTTGCCCACACCTCCCCCAATCCCAGAGGCAATCATCAGAGCTTTGGAATACATCCAGTCTCATCCTCATCAAGAGTAATTGTTAATGGTAGTATATAGACTAGACATCATATCATATCGTGCAATAAACCAAAAACTGAACTTGATATTTGATCAAGTGATGAACAGtgtttaaattcaaaaagaaaatctACTTTTATTCCTTAAAGCATTTGCAAAATAGGCAACATAAAAATGTGAGAAGCACACGtagaaattcatatttaaatttattctttatatcataattacatattttaagtcGCCGACGTTTTGAGAATGCACCAGCTATTATCTAATTTCCCATCCATTTTAGTATTTCGAATTTGTTGCTAGGGATTGTCGTCGAGCAAGTTTGTGttctaagtcttttgtttttgcacgTGCTGAAACGAACCACAGAATTGAAGCGTAATGGATTGACGTCACTTAATAGCCATTTTATTAGCCAAAATGTAAGGTGCGACTGAGATCGTTTTACACATACTATACGATGAGCTAAAAGCGAACTAGACCATAATGGCAATGGTCTAATTTATTGGCCAGTCACTAGACGCTAGATATGCTAATATGAACTTGACGATTTTCGACGAagaattttattcatttgcctaattaaataattaaactgGTTTACCCACATGCTAAAGTGACaacgaaatggaaatttatattcatgatacaataatattaaaaccTTTGTCACTCAAAGTCAAGCACAGAAGATTGCGTTGCTGACAACAGTAGTAAGATGCTCCAGTTGGTAAGTGGATGACGCCTCAGATATAGAAGAAGTTTGATGGAAAATCCCTAAACATTATTTCGTCTCCATTTTTGCAGCGCTCTTCGTGAGTGCCAAGGTGAAGAGATTGTTCAAGTCGAGGAATACAATTTAGTTGTAAATGGCATCTTGCTACAAAACTTCAAAAAGTATCACTGCATAAAATCCGCTGATTCAAAGGGACTTTAGGCCAATTTTGCTTTGAGTTTCCCGACAGAACATAGCAGAGACTTACAATTTTCGCTGACAAAAATGAATTCCAACTCCAACGAATGATATTAAGAAGGCACTGGAATATTTTAGCTCTAATTCATCAAaagaactataaataaaaatataattttattgcaaaacaaaagttcAATTAAAAGCTGACACCAAGctatcaatcaattaaaaaccaaaaaaaaaaaaaacaaattattaattgatgAATCGCAACattaattttgctttaataATAGGCCGTTATTCCAAAACATTAGAGTTTTAGGTTTTTATTCAGcttgaatttaaatgttgattaaaaataattgatgtTGATGTGTCTCCTGTGTTTACTCAATcacatttaacaaatatttaggAAACTGCGAATCATTTAGCAGAAAGATATCTTCGCTTAAGGAGCTCTTTTTCCACCTAAACGCGTAAGACGGTGCTTCattaatgaaatactaagTCTTAAAAAATGCagtgttttattgttttctgtTTACTTTGGTAGCAGCATTTTGAACCAATAgacgtatattttatttatatactctaatttaatattatttccttgAGCTTTAAATAAGATCTAAATTTTCATCTTATCATTTCtacattttacaattattcgtaatatataataataataatacaataataaatacagaaaCACTTAAATCCTAATATCAACGTGGATGAAGATTTCAAAAACGTCATTGACAAAAACTAACTAATTAACTAACCCAACTAGTTTGGTGACatgtaaaatgttaaatttttaatgttaaaatatataaaatatagaatttaaattgaac of Drosophila nasuta strain 15112-1781.00 chromosome 3, ASM2355853v1, whole genome shotgun sequence contains these proteins:
- the LOC132790976 gene encoding pupal cuticle protein Edg-78E-like, coding for MFKLSVCLIAALAISAVYADHINKDAQIVRETNDAADAEGNYAYAFETSNGIAAQEAGNGAGVSGSVSYVSEDGTPISWTYTADENGYHPVGDHLPTPPPIPEAIIRALEYIQSHPHQE